A portion of the Paenibacillus hamazuiensis genome contains these proteins:
- a CDS encoding carbohydrate ABC transporter permease, which produces MIAKRKPLLPTVLLVVLFAVLAALALFPFYCLALASLKPSKELLRYGLNVKLQPELLSFRNYAFLFSASAKKYLDWYQNSLLISAVYTVCCLLLSSMVGYGLAMYRFFGRNVIFVLVLLVMMVPVEIIILPLYKQMIAFRLIDTFSGVILPFVVSPLPIFFFRQYAAGLPKDFLDAGRIDGCSEYGIFFRIMVPLMAPAFGAMAILQALASWNSFVWPLIVIKTGSKMTLPIGLASLVTPYGNNYDILIAGSVLAILPILLVFVFFQRYFVSGLTVGGVKG; this is translated from the coding sequence ATTATAGCCAAGCGAAAGCCGCTTCTTCCGACCGTTCTTCTTGTCGTTTTATTCGCCGTCCTGGCCGCGCTGGCGCTGTTTCCGTTCTACTGTCTGGCGCTCGCTTCGCTGAAGCCTTCGAAGGAGCTGCTGCGGTACGGACTTAACGTCAAACTTCAGCCTGAGCTTCTGTCTTTCCGCAATTACGCGTTTTTGTTTTCCGCCTCGGCCAAAAAATATTTGGACTGGTACCAAAACAGCCTGCTGATTTCCGCCGTATACACCGTCTGCTGCCTTCTGCTGTCGTCGATGGTCGGCTACGGGCTCGCGATGTACCGGTTTTTCGGCAGAAACGTTATATTCGTGCTTGTGCTGCTCGTCATGATGGTGCCGGTGGAGATCATCATTCTGCCCTTATACAAGCAGATGATCGCCTTCAGGCTGATCGATACGTTCAGCGGCGTCATTTTGCCCTTTGTCGTATCCCCGCTGCCGATTTTTTTCTTCCGGCAATATGCGGCGGGGCTGCCGAAGGATTTTCTGGATGCGGGAAGGATCGACGGCTGCTCGGAATACGGCATCTTTTTCCGGATCATGGTGCCGCTCATGGCCCCCGCGTTCGGCGCGATGGCGATCCTGCAGGCGCTCGCCAGCTGGAACAGCTTCGTTTGGCCGCTGATCGTCATCAAGACGGGCAGCAAGATGACGCTGCCGATCGGGCTTGCCAGCCTCGTGACGCCGTACGGCAACAATTACGACATTTTGATCGCCGGTTCGGTGCTCGCCATTTTGCCGATATTGCTCGTGTTCGTCTTTTTCCAGCGGTATTTCGTCTCGGGATTGACCGTCGGCGGAGTGAAGGGGTAA
- a CDS encoding family 43 glycosylhydrolase, which yields MKETRDMREGQTDVNVPLIEQRADPWIYKHSDGYYYFTASVPEYDRIEIRRSPTIAGLKEATPAVVWRKHETGPLSANIWAPEIHHVDGKWYIYFAAARTTETNDGLFDHRMYVLETDAANPLEGGWTEKGQIRTKWESFSLDATSFEHRGVRYLVWAQKDPEIPGNSNLYISEMSNPWTLRGEQAMITTPEYGWEIIGFKVNEGPAVLKRNGRIFITFSASATDFNYCMGLLEADENADLLNPASWKKSELPVLATDEEAGLYGPGHNSFTVSEDGSCDLLVFHARTYKEIVGDPLYDPNRHTFVSKLQWHPDGTPDFASSARRTYLR from the coding sequence ATGAAAGAGACGAGAGATATGAGAGAGGGACAAACGGACGTGAACGTTCCGCTGATCGAACAGCGCGCCGATCCGTGGATATATAAACACTCGGACGGTTATTACTACTTTACCGCTTCGGTGCCGGAATACGATCGTATCGAAATTCGCCGGTCTCCCACGATCGCAGGCTTGAAAGAAGCGACGCCGGCCGTCGTTTGGCGAAAGCACGAAACCGGGCCGCTGAGCGCTAATATATGGGCGCCGGAGATTCACCATGTCGACGGCAAATGGTACATTTATTTCGCCGCAGCCCGTACGACGGAAACGAACGACGGCTTGTTCGACCATCGCATGTATGTGCTGGAAACGGATGCGGCCAACCCTCTCGAAGGCGGATGGACGGAGAAAGGCCAAATCCGCACGAAATGGGAAAGCTTCTCCTTGGATGCCACGTCCTTCGAACACCGCGGCGTCCGATACCTGGTTTGGGCGCAAAAAGATCCGGAGATTCCCGGCAACTCGAACCTGTACATTTCCGAAATGAGCAACCCATGGACGCTGCGCGGCGAGCAGGCGATGATCACGACGCCGGAATACGGCTGGGAAATCATTGGCTTCAAGGTCAACGAAGGTCCGGCCGTGCTGAAGCGGAACGGTCGGATCTTTATCACCTTCTCCGCGAGCGCGACCGATTTCAACTACTGCATGGGGCTGCTGGAAGCGGACGAAAACGCGGACCTGCTGAATCCGGCCTCGTGGAAAAAGTCGGAGCTGCCGGTGCTGGCGACCGATGAGGAAGCCGGCCTATACGGACCGGGGCACAACAGCTTTACCGTATCCGAGGACGGCTCCTGCGACCTGCTGGTGTTCCACGCCCGGACGTACAAGGAAATCGTCGGCGACCCGCTTTACGACCCGAACCGGCATACGTTCGTCAGCAAGCTGCAGTGGCATCCGGACGGAACGCCGGATTTTGCAAGCAGCGCCCGCAGGACATACTTGCGGTAA